The following are encoded together in the Thunnus maccoyii chromosome 18, fThuMac1.1, whole genome shotgun sequence genome:
- the rdh8a gene encoding retinol dehydrogenase 8a — MANSGQKVVLITGCSSGIGLRIAVTLAKDEKKRYHVIATMRDLKKKNKLVEAAGDAYGKTLMLLPLDVCSDESVKQCINNVKDRHIDILINNAGVGLLGPVESISIEEMKRVFETNFFGVVRMIKEVMPDMKKRRSGHIVVMSSVMGLQGVVFNDVYTASKFAMEGFCESMAVQLMKFNIRLSMIEPGPVHTEFETKMMEDVAKMEYPGVDADTVRYFKDVYLPSSIDIFEAMGQTPEDIAKCTKKVIESSSPRFRNLTNSLYTPIVALKYADETGGLSVNTFYNLLFNFGPLMHITMSILKCLTCSCLRRRTISPN, encoded by the exons ATGGCGAACAGCGGGCAGAAAGTTGTGCTGATCACCGGCTGCTCCTCCGGCATCGGGTTACGAATCGCCGTCACGCTGGCCAAAGATGAAAAGAAGCGTTACCATG TAATTGCTACCATGCGagacctgaagaagaagaacaagctAGTGGAGGCAGCAGGAGATGCATATGGAAAGACCTTGATGTTGCTTCCACTAGACGTGTGTAGTGACGAATCAGTCAAGCAGTGCATCAACAATGTTAAGGACCGCCATATTGATATCCTGA TTAACAATGCAGGTGTGGGCTTGCTTGGACCTGTGGAGAGCATCAGCATAGAGGAGATGAAAAGAGTATTTGAGACCAACTTCTTCGGTGTGGTTCGCATGATCAAAGAAGTGATGCCAGACATGAAGAAGAGGCGTTCAGGGCACATTGTGGTCATGAGTAGTGTAATGGGTCTTCAgg GAGTGGTGTTCAATGATGTTTACACTGCCTCTAAGTTTGCCATGGAAGGGTTCTGTGAGAGTATGGCGGTGCAACTGATGAAGTTCAATATCCG GTTGTCCATGATTGAGCCTGGCCCAGTGCACACTGAGTTTGAGACAAAGATGATGGAGGATGTGGCTAAGATGGAGTATCCAGGTGTAGATGCCGACACAGTTCgttattttaaagatgtttacCTGCCATCATCCATAGATATATTTGAAGCCATGGGTCAGACGCCAGAGGACATAGCCAAA TGTACTAAAAAGGTTATTGAGTCAAGCAGCCCTCGCTTCAGGAATCTGACCAACAGCCTCTACACACCCATTGTGGCCTTGAAGTATGCAGATGAGACTGGTGGCCTGTCTGTCAACACCTTCTACAACCTACTCTTCAATTTCGGCCCTCTCATGCACATCACCATGAGCATCCTCAAGTGCCTGACGTGCAGCTGCCTGCGCAGACGCACCATTTCACCTAACTGA